In the genome of Polyangia bacterium, the window CGGCCAGCGCCTTCAGTAAGTTTTCCTTCTTGACGCCCGCCTCGCTCAACACCCGCGACGCCGCGCCGTGGTCCTTGTCGACCAGCGCCAGCAGCATGTGCTCGCTGGAGACGTACTCGTCTTTGAACTCTTTCGACTGCTGGCTGGCGCTTTCTAGCGCTGCCTTGAGACGCTGGCCGATGTAGACGTCGGCGCTAGAGCCACGCACCTGCGGAAGATCTTCCAGCGCCCGGTCGGTCGCCTTTTGTAGATTTTCCGTGTCGACGCCCAGCTTGCGCAGGATCGCGCCGGCGATCCCTTGTTCCTGGCCCAGCAACGCCGACAGCAGGTGTTCGGGAGTCATTTCCTGGTGCCCGCGTTGCTCTGCCAGCTCCTGGGCGTGTTGCAGCGCCTCTTGGGCCTTGATGGTCAGCTTGTCCAGTCTCATGCGTGGTTCCTGTACCGGGCAAGCGTAAGCACCACGACATCGTCGACAAGAACGGCCCAGTCCTTGACCTTGGAGGTCCGGCGCGGTTCGTGGCTGCGCCGGCGCGCCGTTCGAAGTAGATTGCGTCGATGTCCTACCTGGTGCTGGCGCGTAAGTACCGGCCGCAACGATTCGGCGAGCTGGTCGGCCAGGAGCACATCGCCCGCACCCTGACCAACGCCATCGAGCAGGACCGCGTCCACCACGCGTTCTTGTTCACCGGCGCCCGCGGCGTGGGCAAAACCAGCGCTGCCCGCATCCTGGCCAAGGCGCTGTGCTGCGCCAAGGGCCCCACCGCTACTCCCTGTGGTGAGTGCGATTTCTGCCTGGAGATCGCCAGCGGCCGTTCGGTCGATGTCATGGAGATCGACGGCGCCTCCAACACCGGCGTCGACGACGTCCGCACCCTGCGCGAAGGCGTGCGGTACATGCCGTCCCGGGGCAAACGCAAGATCTACATCATCGACGAGGTGCACATGCTGTCGACCAGCGCCTTCAATGCGCTGCTCAAGACGCTGGAAGAGCCACCACCGCATGTCGTCTTTATCTTCGCAACCACGGAAGTCCACAAGATTCCGACCACCATACTTTCGCGTTGTCAGCGGTACGACTTCAAGCTGATCCCGACCGGGCGACTGACCGAGCATTTGCAGGCGATCCTGGCCACGGAATCCATCACCGCCGACGCCGAGGCGGTGCGTCTCATCGCCCGCCAGGCGGCGGGTTCTGTGCGCGATGGGCTGTCGTTGCTGGATCAGGTGATCGCTTACGTCGGCACCGGCGCCTTGACCCGCGACGTGGTGGCGGAGGTTCTGGGGATCGCCGATCGCCGCCTGCTGGTCGAGCTGACGGCGGCGGTGCTGGGCCACGACGCCGGCGCGACGCTGCGGGGCCTGGCTCGGGCCGCGGACCGCGGCGTGGATCTTGGGCAGATGGCGCGCGCGCTGCTGGGATTTCTGCGCGATCTGGAAGTGGTCGGCCGGATCAAGGACGCCGCCGATCTGGTCGACGCCACGCCTGATGAGCTGGCGGAGATGAAGGCGCTCGTCGGGCAGGCGCCGGCAGGGTTGCTGGGCGTGCTGTTCGATCGCTGGGCGCGCGCCGTTGACGAGGCGTCGAAGTCGCAGTCGCCGCGGCTGATCTTGGAGATGGCGGCGGTGGATCTGTGCTTCTCTGAACCGCTGGAACCGATCGGCGATTTGCTCGACCGGTTCGAGGCTCTGGAGAACCGGCTGCAGCCGGGCGGCGCGGCCGGAGGTGGTGGCACCGGTCCGTCGGGGACGCGGCCTCGTCTGCAGGCAGCGTCGGTCGCTTCGGCAGCGGCGCCTCAGCCGGCGGTGGTCCCCCCTCCCCTGCGCCGCGAGTCGACCGCCAGCGCTGCGCCCGTGGTTGCGGTCGCGCCGGCTCTGGCAGCGGCCCCCACCGTCGCGGCGTCGCCGCCAGCGTCCGTCGCGCCTGTCGAGACCACGCCGGCTTCGCCTGCCGAGACCTGGCGCCGCATCCTCGGCACCTTCGAGGCATCCCGACCGCGCCTGGCCGGCATGCTGGCGCACGCGGCGGTGGGCGAGCTTTTGCCCGGCCGCCTGTCGCTGCTATTTCCGGATCGGTTCACGCTGGAGCAAGCGGAGAAAGCGCGTGTCGACATTGAGACGGCCCTGACGGCGGCATTCGGCCAGCCGTCGCGGGTGACGCTGTCGCTGGGTGGCGGCGGTTCGTCAGCGCCGCCGGTCTTGCGGTCCGAGGTGAAGGCCGAAAGCGACATCCTCGCCGCCGACCGCAAGAACCGCGAGACCGAGGCCCGCCAGCATCCGATCATCCGCAAGGCGCAGGACGTTTTCGGGGCGTCGCTGAAGGAGATCAAGACATGAGCGTCCCCGACCTCAAGGACCTCATCGAGACCGCGCAGCGCCTGCAAGCCGAGGTGGTGCGTGTGCGCGAGCAGCTGGGTGCCAAGACGGTGCAGGGCGAGACCGGCGGTGGCCTGGTCCAGTGCGTGGCCTCCGGGCGCGGTGAGATCGTCTCACTGACCATCGACCCGGCGGTGCTGGGCGACAAGAAGATGGTCGAAGATCTGGTGGTCGGCGCGGTCAACCTCGCCCTCGACCGCGCGCGCGAGCTGGCGCAGACCGAGCTTGGCCGGGTCACCGGCGGCCTGCCGTTGCCGCCCGGGATGTTCGGCAGCTAGTTCATGTACGCATCGCCCATCGCCCGCCTGGTGCAGCAGCTGGCCAAGCTGCCCGGCATCGGCGAGAAAACGGCCGCGCGGCTGGCCTTCCACATCGTGCGCGCCGGGCCCGAAGACGCCGCGGCGCTAGCCGCCGCCATCACCGACGTCAAGCAGCGCATCCGGTTTTGCGGCGTGTGCTTTGACCTGACCGAGAAGGATCCGTGCGCCATCTGCGCCGATGTCCGCCGCGACGCCGGCCTGGTCTGCGTGGTCGCGCACCCGCAGGACGTCGCCGCCATCGAACGCGCCGGCGGCTATCGCGGGCGATACCACGTCTTGCACGGGTTGCTGTCGCCCCTGGACGGCATTGGCCCCGACGACCTGCGCGTCGCCGAGCTGATCCGGCGCTGTGGTGCAGGCGGCGGCAGCGACGGCGCCGACGCTGTCCGCGAGGTCATCCTGGCCAGCAGCCCGAACGTCGAGGGCGAAGCCACCGCCGTCTACATCGCCAAGCTATTGCGGCCGCTCGGCGTGCGCACCTCGCGCATTGCCACCGGCGTTCCGATCGGCGGCGAGCTGGAGTATGCCGATCAGTTGACGCTCGCCCGCGCCATCGACGGTCGGCGCGACATGTAGGGAAGCGAGCAGCGGCAGGCACCCGTCGGTCGCGAAGCTTGAAACCCCCCGAATCGGGTGATAATTGTGAACGGTCCGTCAGCCCTTGCGTTGCGCACCTGATAAGGAGAGTCATGAGCGGCCCCGATGTCATGTTTCCCGAGGAGCAGCAGCAGATCTCAACGGTCTGCGCCCGGCTGCAGCGGGATGCCAACGCCAAGGCGGTTCTGCTGATTGGGCGCGATGGCCAGCCCATCGCCGAAGCGGGTGACGTCGACGAGCTGGACGTGACGTCGCTGTCGTCGCTGACGGCCGGCAACGTCGCCGCCACCGGCGGCATCTCGAAGATCCTGCGCGAGAAGGACTTTACCAGCCAGTTTCACGAGGGCGAAAAGACCCACGTGCACATCACGCTGGTGGGCGGGCGGGCCATCCTGGTCGTCCTGTTCGACGAGCGATCGTCGCTGGGGCTGGTTCGCCTGCGGGTAAGAAAGTCGTCCGACGAGATGGCCCGGCTGTTCGAGCAGGTGGCCAAGAAAGCGGCGGCCAAAAGCCAGCCCTCCATCCTCACCGAGATCACCGACAGCGACATCGACAACCTCTTCAATGACTGACACGCGCACTTGATGAATCCATGAGTTTCATCAATTACTCGTCTCGGGAGATCAACTGCAAGTTGGTCTATTACGGCCCGGGTCTGTGTGGGAAGACAACAAACCTGCAATACATTTATGCGAAGACCAGCCCCGACGCCAAAGGCAAGATGATCTCGCTGGCGACGGAGACGGAACGGACGCTGTTCTTTGATTTTCTCCCGCTGTCTCTGGGTGAAATTCGCGGCTTCAAGACCCGCTTTCATCTCTACACCGTCCCTGGGCAGGTCTTCTACGACGCCAGCCGGAAGCTGATCCTGAAGGGCGTCGACGGGGTGGTCTTCGTCGCCGATTCGCAGATCGAACGCATGGAAGCGAACATCGAATCGCTGGACAATCTGCGCTTGAACCTGACCGAGCAAGGCTACGACCTGGACAAGCTTCCATACGTCATCCAGTACAACAAGCGCGACCTGCCCAACGCCGCACCGATGGATCAGCTGCGCAACGTGCTGAACCCGACCAAGGTACAAGAGTTCGAAGCCTGCGCCACCAGCGGCGTCGGTGTGTTCGACACGCTGAAGGCCGTCGCCAAGTCGGTCTTGACCGAACTCAAGCGCGGAAGCTGAGCGAGCGCACGCGGCGCTCGCTCACTTACGAATCACGGCGGTGGCGAAGATGGCTGACACGGCAGCGTGCGCGCCCAGCCAGAAGCGGTCCAGGAAATCAGGAACGTAGCGAACGTCGACGACTCCGGCCAGCGCGGCGAACAGCAGGGTGCCGGCGATGCCGAAGCCGAAGCCGGCCAGAAGCGGGCGCAGCCGGCCGGCGCCGTAGAACAGCACCGTCAACACCAGCGGCGCAATGGCGCTCCAGAGCAGCGGGTTGCCGTACGCGGTCGGCCCCAGCAGGTTGGAGATGTTCATGGTGAACCCGGCCGACAGGATCGACACCACCGGGTGCGACGCCGCGCTGAAGAAGAACGGCAGCAAGAACAAACCCGACGATCCGGCCACCAACGCGGCCACGAAACCCAGGCCCAGCTTGTCGGTCGGCCGCCCGCGCCGGCGCAAAAGGCAGATGCCCAGCATGGCCAGGCTGCAGCCGATGCCCAGCTCGCCGGCGCCGCGGCCGGCGCGCACCTTGCGTAAAGCCGCCGCCGCGTCGACCACGCCGGCACCGTAGTGGTCGTCGACCCGGTTGTCACTTGCGCCATCGGCGCCGGCTTTCGCTCGCGGCTTGCGGGCGGTGTCGAGGAGGATCTGCTCGACCGCTTCCGGTTTGCTGATGCCGGCACCAATGATCAGCGCCGCCACGCCCGCCACGTGGGGCGACGCCATCGACGTGCCCATGAACCAAAGGTAGTCGGTGCGCGCGGTGTCGCCCGGCACGATGGTGTGTTGAAGGACGCCGTCCGGTTGGCCGTCGCCGTTCTGGTCGACGCGCACATTGCCGCCCGGCGCGGCGATGTCGATTTCCTTGCCCCAGTTCGAATAGAAGGTCGTGGTTTCGTCGAACTGGGTGGCGGCCACGGCGATCACGCCGGGATAGCGGGCGGGGTAGCTGACCCGTCCGCTGCCGTCGTTGCCGGCCGCCGCCACCACCGTCACGCCGTGGGCGCGGGCGTATTTCACCGCGCTGCCGATGGTGCCGACGGGGATCGGCCCGCCCAGGCTCATATTGATGACCTGCGCGCCGTGATCGGCGGCCCAGCGGATGCCTTGGGCGATGCCGGCCATCGAGCCTGACCCGCGCGCCGACAGCACCTTGATGGGCATGATGGTGGCGCCGAAGGCCACACCGGCGACGCCGCGGCCATTGTTGGTCGACTGGGCGATGGTCCCGGCGACATGGGTGCCGTGGCCGTGGTCATCGTCAGCGTTGGGGTTGTTGCTTATGAAGTTGAACCCCGGAGCGAAGGTGGTCTCAGCCAGATCGCCGACCCGGCTGACGCCGGTGTCGATCACCGCGACCACCACGCCCTTGCCTTGGCCCAGCTTCCACGCCTCGGGCAGCCCGACCTGGCGCAGATGCCACTGATAGCGGAAGCAGGGATCGTTGGGGAAAGCGGCCGGGTCAGCGCCGTCGGTGGCCTTGCCATCCGCTCTGTTGCACTCCGCTTCCAGCGAGCCGGTGCCGACGGCGATGGCTTCGTTGGGGGGAATGAACGCGTCGGCGTCGTAGTCGACGCTTTCCACGTGCGAATCGTGCGAAAGCGTTCGCAGGGCGGCGGCGGCTTCGTCGGCGCTCGAAAAGTCGATCCGGTACAGGCGATCGACGGTCGAATAATCGCTGATTGGCTCTTCCTTATAAGGCGTGGCGGCCAGGAACTGCGTCGAGATATCGTCTCGGTAGTCGACGATGAGACGCGTCGGGTGCAGCCCAGCCGCCAAGGCGCGCTCCTCCGCCGTCGGTTCGGGTCGTGGTGCCGGCTCGGCTGATTTGAAACCGTGCCAAAGCGCGCCGGTACCGGCCAGAACCGCCGCGAACAACCCCCAGGGAACGACCCGTGGCATCGCCATGGCGACAGTATACGGCGGCGCCGGCAATTGCGCTTCTCGCGCCGCGCCGCTGAAGGTCGCGCCCGGCGACGATGGCAGCTCGGCTGGCAGGTTTGATTTCCGCCGGCCACTCGCCTACAGTGGCCAGCAGTTTTCTGCACGTGCGCGCCAAGTTCATCAAAAATCTTGTGCGGTTGGCAGGAGTGCCTGGAACAATGCGAAACGATCAAGCGGCTCGAGTGATTCGGTTGGTCGTTCCTTTCTTGGTTGTCGGTTGTTTGGTCGCCTTTTCTGTTCCGGCCCGGGCCGACGAGGCGGAGGCCATCGCCCGCGTCACGAAGATGAACAAGAAGGCCATCGAGGAGTACGAGAACCTCAACTTCGAAGAAGCACGGAAGATTTTGAAGGACGCGCTGGACGTCTGCACCGCTTCGGGCCTGGACAAACATCCGATCAAGGCCCGCACGCACATTCACATGGGCATCGTCATCTTCGCCGGCTTCAAACAGAAAGAGCTGGCGTTGAAACAATTTCGAAAGGCGCTGGATATCCAGCCGGACATTCGCCTGACCAAGAGCCTGGCGAATCCGGAAATTCAGGCCGCCTTCGACGAAGCGTTGGCCGGTGCCGGCTCGGACAGGCCTGACACGGGCGCGCCGACCGAGAAGAAGCCGAACCTGTCGGCCGTCCCCCCGCCGTCCGATCTGAAGACGCTGGGGCACGAACCGGTCACGCAAGGCCAGCAGGGCAACGCCATCACCATCACCGCCACCGTCGATGCGTCGCTGGGCGCGGAGAAGGTGGTGCTGGCCTATCGGCCCGACGGCGCGTCCGATTTTCTTGGGCGCGAGATGAAGCCGACCGCGGATGGGCTTTATTCGGCGGACATTCCGGTTTCGGCGACGGCCGGGAACCTGGTGGCCTACTACATCGAGGCGCAGGGCAAGGACGGGCAGCCCATCGCCGCCAAAGGTTCCGTGGCCGATCCGATCATCGTCACCCTGCAAGGCGCCGGCGCCCCCGAGCGGCCGCGCCGGCACGCCGAAGACGAAGGAGAAGAGGGAAACGGCTCGCGGTTCTATATCGGTCTGCAGCTTGGCACCGGCTTTGGCTGGACGACCGGCAACGGCGAGGTCAACGTCGACGACAAGATCAATCCGCCGGGCTTCGCGCTGGCGCAGCTTGGTCACCTGGCGCCGGAACTGGGGTACTTCATTCGGCCGAACCTCCTGCTGTCGGTGCAAGGACGATTGCAGCTGGTCACCGGGACCACGGCGCTTGACCTGCCGAGGAACGTGGACCAATCAACGGATGCGGGGAAGATGGAGGCCGCGAAGCTGGCTGCCGCTTGCGGCGGCGACTA includes:
- the dnaX gene encoding DNA polymerase III subunit gamma/tau; this translates as MSYLVLARKYRPQRFGELVGQEHIARTLTNAIEQDRVHHAFLFTGARGVGKTSAARILAKALCCAKGPTATPCGECDFCLEIASGRSVDVMEIDGASNTGVDDVRTLREGVRYMPSRGKRKIYIIDEVHMLSTSAFNALLKTLEEPPPHVVFIFATTEVHKIPTTILSRCQRYDFKLIPTGRLTEHLQAILATESITADAEAVRLIARQAAGSVRDGLSLLDQVIAYVGTGALTRDVVAEVLGIADRRLLVELTAAVLGHDAGATLRGLARAADRGVDLGQMARALLGFLRDLEVVGRIKDAADLVDATPDELAEMKALVGQAPAGLLGVLFDRWARAVDEASKSQSPRLILEMAAVDLCFSEPLEPIGDLLDRFEALENRLQPGGAAGGGGTGPSGTRPRLQAASVASAAAPQPAVVPPPLRRESTASAAPVVAVAPALAAAPTVAASPPASVAPVETTPASPAETWRRILGTFEASRPRLAGMLAHAAVGELLPGRLSLLFPDRFTLEQAEKARVDIETALTAAFGQPSRVTLSLGGGGSSAPPVLRSEVKAESDILAADRKNRETEARQHPIIRKAQDVFGASLKEIKT
- a CDS encoding YbaB/EbfC family nucleoid-associated protein, producing MSVPDLKDLIETAQRLQAEVVRVREQLGAKTVQGETGGGLVQCVASGRGEIVSLTIDPAVLGDKKMVEDLVVGAVNLALDRARELAQTELGRVTGGLPLPPGMFGS
- the recR gene encoding recombination mediator RecR is translated as MYASPIARLVQQLAKLPGIGEKTAARLAFHIVRAGPEDAAALAAAITDVKQRIRFCGVCFDLTEKDPCAICADVRRDAGLVCVVAHPQDVAAIERAGGYRGRYHVLHGLLSPLDGIGPDDLRVAELIRRCGAGGGSDGADAVREVILASSPNVEGEATAVYIAKLLRPLGVRTSRIATGVPIGGELEYADQLTLARAIDGRRDM
- a CDS encoding roadblock/LC7 domain-containing protein, whose product is MSGPDVMFPEEQQQISTVCARLQRDANAKAVLLIGRDGQPIAEAGDVDELDVTSLSSLTAGNVAATGGISKILREKDFTSQFHEGEKTHVHITLVGGRAILVVLFDERSSLGLVRLRVRKSSDEMARLFEQVAKKAAAKSQPSILTEITDSDIDNLFND
- a CDS encoding ADP-ribosylation factor-like protein; protein product: MSFINYSSREINCKLVYYGPGLCGKTTNLQYIYAKTSPDAKGKMISLATETERTLFFDFLPLSLGEIRGFKTRFHLYTVPGQVFYDASRKLILKGVDGVVFVADSQIERMEANIESLDNLRLNLTEQGYDLDKLPYVIQYNKRDLPNAAPMDQLRNVLNPTKVQEFEACATSGVGVFDTLKAVAKSVLTELKRGS
- a CDS encoding S8 family serine peptidase; this translates as MAMPRVVPWGLFAAVLAGTGALWHGFKSAEPAPRPEPTAEERALAAGLHPTRLIVDYRDDISTQFLAATPYKEEPISDYSTVDRLYRIDFSSADEAAAALRTLSHDSHVESVDYDADAFIPPNEAIAVGTGSLEAECNRADGKATDGADPAAFPNDPCFRYQWHLRQVGLPEAWKLGQGKGVVVAVIDTGVSRVGDLAETTFAPGFNFISNNPNADDDHGHGTHVAGTIAQSTNNGRGVAGVAFGATIMPIKVLSARGSGSMAGIAQGIRWAADHGAQVINMSLGGPIPVGTIGSAVKYARAHGVTVVAAAGNDGSGRVSYPARYPGVIAVAATQFDETTTFYSNWGKEIDIAAPGGNVRVDQNGDGQPDGVLQHTIVPGDTARTDYLWFMGTSMASPHVAGVAALIIGAGISKPEAVEQILLDTARKPRAKAGADGASDNRVDDHYGAGVVDAAAALRKVRAGRGAGELGIGCSLAMLGICLLRRRGRPTDKLGLGFVAALVAGSSGLFLLPFFFSAASHPVVSILSAGFTMNISNLLGPTAYGNPLLWSAIAPLVLTVLFYGAGRLRPLLAGFGFGIAGTLLFAALAGVVDVRYVPDFLDRFWLGAHAAVSAIFATAVIRK
- a CDS encoding tetratricopeptide repeat protein codes for the protein MVAFSVPARADEAEAIARVTKMNKKAIEEYENLNFEEARKILKDALDVCTASGLDKHPIKARTHIHMGIVIFAGFKQKELALKQFRKALDIQPDIRLTKSLANPEIQAAFDEALAGAGSDRPDTGAPTEKKPNLSAVPPPSDLKTLGHEPVTQGQQGNAITITATVDASLGAEKVVLAYRPDGASDFLGREMKPTADGLYSADIPVSATAGNLVAYYIEAQGKDGQPIAAKGSVADPIIVTLQGAGAPERPRRHAEDEGEEGNGSRFYIGLQLGTGFGWTTGNGEVNVDDKINPPGFALAQLGHLAPELGYFIRPNLLLSVQGRLQLVTGTTALDLPRNVDQSTDAGKMEAAKLAAACGGDYVCSPANGAIAVMARLTWYFGTLPVRPFAGIAAGGGYIRHVAAFDQQKKCGSNMTQTCVDTVAAGPVLFGPDGGILYNLTKNIGLVLGVNTQLGFGHFTFNVDVNAGMAVQL